One Etheostoma cragini isolate CJK2018 chromosome 19, CSU_Ecrag_1.0, whole genome shotgun sequence DNA segment encodes these proteins:
- the clcn5b gene encoding H(+)/Cl(-) exchange transporter 5 isoform X3, with translation MDWEFWTKHLDEEVLTENGGYEEHSSRAAGMNGNGPSKLVDPLEDPLPGVGTYEDFNTIDWVREKSRDRDRHREISNKSKQSTVALLHSISDAFSGWLLMLLVGLMSGALAGGIDIAAHWLTDMKEGVCLIGFWFNHEHCCWTSNETTFQERDQCPQWQSWAELITGTSEGPLAYIMNYLMYIFWALLFAFLAVALVRAFAPYACGSGIPEIKTILSGFIIRGYLGKWTLIIKTITLVLAVSSGLSLGKEGPLVHVACCCANILCHLFTKYRKNEAKRREVLSAAAAVGVSVAFGAPIGGVLFSLEEVSYYFPLKTLWRSFFAALVAAFTLRSINPFGNSRLVLFYVEFHAPWHMVELAPFILLGIFGGLWGALFIRANIAWCRRRKTTRLGHYPVVEVLVVTALTAVIAYPNSYTRMSGAELISELFNDCSLLDSSQLCGYKQPTNTSDTGAGNSLADRPAGEGLYTALWQLALALIFKITVTVITFGMKVPSGLFIPSMAVGAIAGRLLGVGMEQLAYYHHDWFLFKGWCSPGADCITPGLYAMVGAAACLGGVTRMTVSLVVIMFELTGGLEYIVPLMAATMTSKWVADAFGREGIYEAHIRLNGYPFLEPKEEFEHSSLTVDVMRPRRSDPALAVLTQEGMTVEEVEALVESTHYSGFPVVVSQESQRLVGFVFRRDLLISIDNARKRQEGVVSASQVVFTEHAPAHAADAPPPLRLRGIMDLSPFTVTDHTPMDITVDIFRKLGLRQCLVTHNGRLLGIITKKDILKHMAQIANRDPDSILFN, from the exons GAGGTTATGAGGaacacagcagcagagcagccGGTATGAACGGTAACGGCCCCAGTAAACTTGTGGACCCCCTGGAGGACCCGCTGCCCGGGGTGGGCACCTACGAAGACTTCAACACCATCGACTGGGTCAGAGAGAAAAGCAGGGACCGCGACAGGCACCGAGAG ATCAGCAATAAGAGCAAACAGTCGACTGTGGCTCTGCTGCACAGCATCAGTGATGCCTTCTCTGGATGGCTGCTCATGCTTCTAGTGGGACTCATGTCAG GTGCTTTAGCCGGCGGCATCGACATTGCAGCCCACTGGCTGACTGACATGAAGGAAGGGGTTTGTCTCATCGGCTTCTGGTTCAACCACGAGCACTGCTGTTGGACGTCCAATGAGACGACGTTTCAAGAGCGGGACCAGTGTCCACAGTGGCAGAGCTGGGCTGAGCTGATAACGGGGACATCGGAG GGTCCATTAGCCTACATAATGAACTACCTGATGTACATCTTCTGGGCTTTACTTTTTGCTTTCCTGGCTGTCGCGCTGGTCAGGGCCTTCGCTCCATATGCATGTGGCTCAGGAATACCAGAG ATTAAAACCATCCTGAGTGGGTTCATCATCCGTGGCTACCTGGGGAAGTGGACCCTGATCATCAAGACCATCACCCTGGTTTTAGCCGTCTCGTCTGGGCTAAGCTTAGGGAAGGAGGGCCCTCTGGTACATGTGGCCTGCTGCTGCGCTAATATATTGTGTCACCTGTTCACCAAGTACCGGAAGAATGAGGCCAAGCGGCGAGAG GTGTTgtcggcagcagcagcagtaggtGTGTCTGTGGCCTTCGGGGCTCCCATTGGAGGAGTCCTGTTCAGCCTGGAGGAG GTGAGTTATTACTTCCCTCTGAAGACTCTTTGGCGTTCGTTCTTCGCTGCCCTGGTAGCGGCCTTCACTCTGCGCTCCATAAATCCGTTTGGAAACAGCCGCCTTGTGCTGTTCTACGTGGAGTTTCATGCCCCGTGGCACATGGTGGAGCTGGCCCCCTTCATCCTGCTGGGAATATTCGGTGGCCTCTGGGGGGCGCTGTTCATCAGGGCCAACATCGCCTGGTGCAGGAGAC GTAAAACTACTCGTTTGGGTCACTACCCTGTCGTTGAGGTGCTAGTGGTCACAGCTTTGACCGCCGTGATCGCCTACCCAAACAGCTACACCAGGATGAGTGGAGCTGAGCTTATTTCTGAGCTGTTTAACGACTGCTCACTGCTCGATTCCTCTCAGCTCTGCGGCTACAAACag CCCACCAACACATCAGATACTGGTGCAGGTAACAGCCTCGCTGACCGGCCGGCAGGAGAAGGCCTGTACACTGCTCTGTGGCAGTTGGCCCTGGCCTTAATCTTCAAGATAACGGTCACTGTGATTACCTTTGGCATGAAG GTTCCCTCTGGTCTCTTCATCCCCAGTATGGCAGTTGGAGCCATCGCCGGCAGACTGCTGGGTGTTGGCATGGAGCAGCTGGCCTACTATCACCACGACTGGTTTCTCTTTAAAGGGTGGTGCTCGCCAGGAGCAGACTGCATCACTCCGGGCCTCTACGCCATGGTTGGAGCCGCTGCATGTTTAG GTGGAGTGACTCGTATGACGGTGTCACTGGTAGTCATCATGTTTGAGCTGACCGGCGGTCTGGAGTACATCGTTCCTCTCATGGCAGCGACCATGACCAGCAAATGGGTGGCAGATGCTTTCGGAAGAGAGGGAATCTatgag GCTCACATCCGGCTGAATGGATACCCGTTCCTGGAGCCTAAAGAGGAGTTTGAGCACAGCAGCCTGACTGTGGACGTGATGAGGCCCAGAAGGTCGGACCCTGCGCTGGCTGTTCTCACACAGGAGGGCATGACTGTAGAGGAGGTGGAG GCCTTGGTGGAAAGCACGCACTACAGTGGCTTCCCTGTGGTCGTCTCCCAGGAGTCCCAGAGGCTGGTGGGATTCGTATTCAGAAGAGACCTGCTCATATCAATAG ACAACGCCCGAAAGCGCCAGGAGGGTGTCGTCAGCGCTTCCCAGGTGGTCTTTACCGAGCACGCTCCGGCTCACGCCGCTGACGCTCCACCACCACTCCGCCTCAGAGGCATCATGGATCTGAGCCCCTTCACGGTCACAGACCACACACCTATGGACATCACTGTGGATATTTTCAGGAAGCTGGGACTACGCCAGTGTCTGGTTACACATAACGG GAGGCTGCTGGGAATCATCACTAAAAAAGACATACTGAAACACATGGCGCAGATCGCCAACAGAGACCCCGACTCCATCCTCTTCAACTGA
- the clcn5b gene encoding H(+)/Cl(-) exchange transporter 5 isoform X2 — protein sequence MENPGYRTGSFDSLQQPSDDDDDEMVDIAGATLDFSTTDDDPPLSSGGYEEHSSRAAGMNGNGPSKLVDPLEDPLPGVGTYEDFNTIDWVREKSRDRDRHREISNKSKQSTVALLHSISDAFSGWLLMLLVGLMSGALAGGIDIAAHWLTDMKEGVCLIGFWFNHEHCCWTSNETTFQERDQCPQWQSWAELITGTSEGPLAYIMNYLMYIFWALLFAFLAVALVRAFAPYACGSGIPEIKTILSGFIIRGYLGKWTLIIKTITLVLAVSSGLSLGKEGPLVHVACCCANILCHLFTKYRKNEAKRREVLSAAAAVGVSVAFGAPIGGVLFSLEEVSYYFPLKTLWRSFFAALVAAFTLRSINPFGNSRLVLFYVEFHAPWHMVELAPFILLGIFGGLWGALFIRANIAWCRRRKTTRLGHYPVVEVLVVTALTAVIAYPNSYTRMSGAELISELFNDCSLLDSSQLCGYKQPTNTSDTGAGNSLADRPAGEGLYTALWQLALALIFKITVTVITFGMKVPSGLFIPSMAVGAIAGRLLGVGMEQLAYYHHDWFLFKGWCSPGADCITPGLYAMVGAAACLGGVTRMTVSLVVIMFELTGGLEYIVPLMAATMTSKWVADAFGREGIYEAHIRLNGYPFLEPKEEFEHSSLTVDVMRPRRSDPALAVLTQEGMTVEEVEALVESTHYSGFPVVVSQESQRLVGFVFRRDLLISIDNARKRQEGVVSASQVVFTEHAPAHAADAPPPLRLRGIMDLSPFTVTDHTPMDITVDIFRKLGLRQCLVTHNGRLLGIITKKDILKHMAQIANRDPDSILFN from the exons GAGGTTATGAGGaacacagcagcagagcagccGGTATGAACGGTAACGGCCCCAGTAAACTTGTGGACCCCCTGGAGGACCCGCTGCCCGGGGTGGGCACCTACGAAGACTTCAACACCATCGACTGGGTCAGAGAGAAAAGCAGGGACCGCGACAGGCACCGAGAG ATCAGCAATAAGAGCAAACAGTCGACTGTGGCTCTGCTGCACAGCATCAGTGATGCCTTCTCTGGATGGCTGCTCATGCTTCTAGTGGGACTCATGTCAG GTGCTTTAGCCGGCGGCATCGACATTGCAGCCCACTGGCTGACTGACATGAAGGAAGGGGTTTGTCTCATCGGCTTCTGGTTCAACCACGAGCACTGCTGTTGGACGTCCAATGAGACGACGTTTCAAGAGCGGGACCAGTGTCCACAGTGGCAGAGCTGGGCTGAGCTGATAACGGGGACATCGGAG GGTCCATTAGCCTACATAATGAACTACCTGATGTACATCTTCTGGGCTTTACTTTTTGCTTTCCTGGCTGTCGCGCTGGTCAGGGCCTTCGCTCCATATGCATGTGGCTCAGGAATACCAGAG ATTAAAACCATCCTGAGTGGGTTCATCATCCGTGGCTACCTGGGGAAGTGGACCCTGATCATCAAGACCATCACCCTGGTTTTAGCCGTCTCGTCTGGGCTAAGCTTAGGGAAGGAGGGCCCTCTGGTACATGTGGCCTGCTGCTGCGCTAATATATTGTGTCACCTGTTCACCAAGTACCGGAAGAATGAGGCCAAGCGGCGAGAG GTGTTgtcggcagcagcagcagtaggtGTGTCTGTGGCCTTCGGGGCTCCCATTGGAGGAGTCCTGTTCAGCCTGGAGGAG GTGAGTTATTACTTCCCTCTGAAGACTCTTTGGCGTTCGTTCTTCGCTGCCCTGGTAGCGGCCTTCACTCTGCGCTCCATAAATCCGTTTGGAAACAGCCGCCTTGTGCTGTTCTACGTGGAGTTTCATGCCCCGTGGCACATGGTGGAGCTGGCCCCCTTCATCCTGCTGGGAATATTCGGTGGCCTCTGGGGGGCGCTGTTCATCAGGGCCAACATCGCCTGGTGCAGGAGAC GTAAAACTACTCGTTTGGGTCACTACCCTGTCGTTGAGGTGCTAGTGGTCACAGCTTTGACCGCCGTGATCGCCTACCCAAACAGCTACACCAGGATGAGTGGAGCTGAGCTTATTTCTGAGCTGTTTAACGACTGCTCACTGCTCGATTCCTCTCAGCTCTGCGGCTACAAACag CCCACCAACACATCAGATACTGGTGCAGGTAACAGCCTCGCTGACCGGCCGGCAGGAGAAGGCCTGTACACTGCTCTGTGGCAGTTGGCCCTGGCCTTAATCTTCAAGATAACGGTCACTGTGATTACCTTTGGCATGAAG GTTCCCTCTGGTCTCTTCATCCCCAGTATGGCAGTTGGAGCCATCGCCGGCAGACTGCTGGGTGTTGGCATGGAGCAGCTGGCCTACTATCACCACGACTGGTTTCTCTTTAAAGGGTGGTGCTCGCCAGGAGCAGACTGCATCACTCCGGGCCTCTACGCCATGGTTGGAGCCGCTGCATGTTTAG GTGGAGTGACTCGTATGACGGTGTCACTGGTAGTCATCATGTTTGAGCTGACCGGCGGTCTGGAGTACATCGTTCCTCTCATGGCAGCGACCATGACCAGCAAATGGGTGGCAGATGCTTTCGGAAGAGAGGGAATCTatgag GCTCACATCCGGCTGAATGGATACCCGTTCCTGGAGCCTAAAGAGGAGTTTGAGCACAGCAGCCTGACTGTGGACGTGATGAGGCCCAGAAGGTCGGACCCTGCGCTGGCTGTTCTCACACAGGAGGGCATGACTGTAGAGGAGGTGGAG GCCTTGGTGGAAAGCACGCACTACAGTGGCTTCCCTGTGGTCGTCTCCCAGGAGTCCCAGAGGCTGGTGGGATTCGTATTCAGAAGAGACCTGCTCATATCAATAG ACAACGCCCGAAAGCGCCAGGAGGGTGTCGTCAGCGCTTCCCAGGTGGTCTTTACCGAGCACGCTCCGGCTCACGCCGCTGACGCTCCACCACCACTCCGCCTCAGAGGCATCATGGATCTGAGCCCCTTCACGGTCACAGACCACACACCTATGGACATCACTGTGGATATTTTCAGGAAGCTGGGACTACGCCAGTGTCTGGTTACACATAACGG GAGGCTGCTGGGAATCATCACTAAAAAAGACATACTGAAACACATGGCGCAGATCGCCAACAGAGACCCCGACTCCATCCTCTTCAACTGA
- the clcn5b gene encoding H(+)/Cl(-) exchange transporter 5 isoform X1 — translation MFQFWVSLYRKYSADSAKGFEGMENPGYRTGSFDSLQQPSDDDDDEMVDIAGATLDFSTTDDDPPLSSGGYEEHSSRAAGMNGNGPSKLVDPLEDPLPGVGTYEDFNTIDWVREKSRDRDRHREISNKSKQSTVALLHSISDAFSGWLLMLLVGLMSGALAGGIDIAAHWLTDMKEGVCLIGFWFNHEHCCWTSNETTFQERDQCPQWQSWAELITGTSEGPLAYIMNYLMYIFWALLFAFLAVALVRAFAPYACGSGIPEIKTILSGFIIRGYLGKWTLIIKTITLVLAVSSGLSLGKEGPLVHVACCCANILCHLFTKYRKNEAKRREVLSAAAAVGVSVAFGAPIGGVLFSLEEVSYYFPLKTLWRSFFAALVAAFTLRSINPFGNSRLVLFYVEFHAPWHMVELAPFILLGIFGGLWGALFIRANIAWCRRRKTTRLGHYPVVEVLVVTALTAVIAYPNSYTRMSGAELISELFNDCSLLDSSQLCGYKQPTNTSDTGAGNSLADRPAGEGLYTALWQLALALIFKITVTVITFGMKVPSGLFIPSMAVGAIAGRLLGVGMEQLAYYHHDWFLFKGWCSPGADCITPGLYAMVGAAACLGGVTRMTVSLVVIMFELTGGLEYIVPLMAATMTSKWVADAFGREGIYEAHIRLNGYPFLEPKEEFEHSSLTVDVMRPRRSDPALAVLTQEGMTVEEVEALVESTHYSGFPVVVSQESQRLVGFVFRRDLLISIDNARKRQEGVVSASQVVFTEHAPAHAADAPPPLRLRGIMDLSPFTVTDHTPMDITVDIFRKLGLRQCLVTHNGRLLGIITKKDILKHMAQIANRDPDSILFN, via the exons GAGGTTATGAGGaacacagcagcagagcagccGGTATGAACGGTAACGGCCCCAGTAAACTTGTGGACCCCCTGGAGGACCCGCTGCCCGGGGTGGGCACCTACGAAGACTTCAACACCATCGACTGGGTCAGAGAGAAAAGCAGGGACCGCGACAGGCACCGAGAG ATCAGCAATAAGAGCAAACAGTCGACTGTGGCTCTGCTGCACAGCATCAGTGATGCCTTCTCTGGATGGCTGCTCATGCTTCTAGTGGGACTCATGTCAG GTGCTTTAGCCGGCGGCATCGACATTGCAGCCCACTGGCTGACTGACATGAAGGAAGGGGTTTGTCTCATCGGCTTCTGGTTCAACCACGAGCACTGCTGTTGGACGTCCAATGAGACGACGTTTCAAGAGCGGGACCAGTGTCCACAGTGGCAGAGCTGGGCTGAGCTGATAACGGGGACATCGGAG GGTCCATTAGCCTACATAATGAACTACCTGATGTACATCTTCTGGGCTTTACTTTTTGCTTTCCTGGCTGTCGCGCTGGTCAGGGCCTTCGCTCCATATGCATGTGGCTCAGGAATACCAGAG ATTAAAACCATCCTGAGTGGGTTCATCATCCGTGGCTACCTGGGGAAGTGGACCCTGATCATCAAGACCATCACCCTGGTTTTAGCCGTCTCGTCTGGGCTAAGCTTAGGGAAGGAGGGCCCTCTGGTACATGTGGCCTGCTGCTGCGCTAATATATTGTGTCACCTGTTCACCAAGTACCGGAAGAATGAGGCCAAGCGGCGAGAG GTGTTgtcggcagcagcagcagtaggtGTGTCTGTGGCCTTCGGGGCTCCCATTGGAGGAGTCCTGTTCAGCCTGGAGGAG GTGAGTTATTACTTCCCTCTGAAGACTCTTTGGCGTTCGTTCTTCGCTGCCCTGGTAGCGGCCTTCACTCTGCGCTCCATAAATCCGTTTGGAAACAGCCGCCTTGTGCTGTTCTACGTGGAGTTTCATGCCCCGTGGCACATGGTGGAGCTGGCCCCCTTCATCCTGCTGGGAATATTCGGTGGCCTCTGGGGGGCGCTGTTCATCAGGGCCAACATCGCCTGGTGCAGGAGAC GTAAAACTACTCGTTTGGGTCACTACCCTGTCGTTGAGGTGCTAGTGGTCACAGCTTTGACCGCCGTGATCGCCTACCCAAACAGCTACACCAGGATGAGTGGAGCTGAGCTTATTTCTGAGCTGTTTAACGACTGCTCACTGCTCGATTCCTCTCAGCTCTGCGGCTACAAACag CCCACCAACACATCAGATACTGGTGCAGGTAACAGCCTCGCTGACCGGCCGGCAGGAGAAGGCCTGTACACTGCTCTGTGGCAGTTGGCCCTGGCCTTAATCTTCAAGATAACGGTCACTGTGATTACCTTTGGCATGAAG GTTCCCTCTGGTCTCTTCATCCCCAGTATGGCAGTTGGAGCCATCGCCGGCAGACTGCTGGGTGTTGGCATGGAGCAGCTGGCCTACTATCACCACGACTGGTTTCTCTTTAAAGGGTGGTGCTCGCCAGGAGCAGACTGCATCACTCCGGGCCTCTACGCCATGGTTGGAGCCGCTGCATGTTTAG GTGGAGTGACTCGTATGACGGTGTCACTGGTAGTCATCATGTTTGAGCTGACCGGCGGTCTGGAGTACATCGTTCCTCTCATGGCAGCGACCATGACCAGCAAATGGGTGGCAGATGCTTTCGGAAGAGAGGGAATCTatgag GCTCACATCCGGCTGAATGGATACCCGTTCCTGGAGCCTAAAGAGGAGTTTGAGCACAGCAGCCTGACTGTGGACGTGATGAGGCCCAGAAGGTCGGACCCTGCGCTGGCTGTTCTCACACAGGAGGGCATGACTGTAGAGGAGGTGGAG GCCTTGGTGGAAAGCACGCACTACAGTGGCTTCCCTGTGGTCGTCTCCCAGGAGTCCCAGAGGCTGGTGGGATTCGTATTCAGAAGAGACCTGCTCATATCAATAG ACAACGCCCGAAAGCGCCAGGAGGGTGTCGTCAGCGCTTCCCAGGTGGTCTTTACCGAGCACGCTCCGGCTCACGCCGCTGACGCTCCACCACCACTCCGCCTCAGAGGCATCATGGATCTGAGCCCCTTCACGGTCACAGACCACACACCTATGGACATCACTGTGGATATTTTCAGGAAGCTGGGACTACGCCAGTGTCTGGTTACACATAACGG GAGGCTGCTGGGAATCATCACTAAAAAAGACATACTGAAACACATGGCGCAGATCGCCAACAGAGACCCCGACTCCATCCTCTTCAACTGA